One Hyla sarda isolate aHylSar1 chromosome 11, aHylSar1.hap1, whole genome shotgun sequence genomic window carries:
- the FBLN5 gene encoding fibulin-5: MLRILALITLGLFLPGTTHGQRQCSNGFEMDRVSGECLDIDECRIIADACRGDMMCVNQNGGYLCIPRTNTVYRSPFRNPYLPAAASPLAPPLTASSFPSPPRPLICRFGYQMDENSQCVDVDECVSDSHHCNPTQLCINTEGGYTCSCLEGYWLLEGQCLDIDECRYGYCQQLCANVPGSYSCTCNPGFVLNSDERSCQDVDECTTENPCVQSCVNTYGSYLCRCDPGYELEEDGVSCNDMDECSVSEFLCQHECVNQPGSYYCSCPPGYSLLDDARTCQDIDECDTRNNTCTGQQTCFNIPGGYHCLDPVRCDEPYIQLQDSRCMCPVENPTCRDQPFTIVHRHMDIVSNSRVPADIFQMQATSRYPGVYYIFQIKSGNEGREFYMRQTGPISATLVMTRPIKGPRDLTLDLEMVSVNTVVNFRGSSIIRLRIFVSPHSF, translated from the exons CGCCAGTGCAGTAATGGCTTCGAGATGGACAGAGTGAGTGGCGAGTGTTTAG ACATAGATGAATGTCGGATCATCGCGGACGCCTGCCGGGGGGATATGATGTGTGTGAATCAAAATGGAGGCtacctctgtattcccaggacaaACACAGTATACAGGTCACCCTTCCGAAACCCCTATCTTCCTGCTGCTGCCTCCCCACTGGCTCCGCCTCTCACAGCATCCAGCTTTCCATCACCGCCAAGACCGCTTATCTGTCGCTTTGGGTACCAGATGGATGAGAACAGTCAGTGTGTTG ATGTGGATGAGTGTGTGAGCGACTCCCACCACTGCAACCCCACTCAGCTGTGTATAAACACGGAGGGGGGCTACACCTGCTCCTGCCTGGAGGGATACTGGTTACTGGAGGGACAGTGTCTGG ACATAGACGAATGCCGCTACGGATACTGCCAGCAACTATGCGCCAACGTGCCAGGATCCTATTCTTGCACTTGTAACCCGGGGTTTGTGCTGAATTCAGATGAAAGGTCGTGCCAAG ACGTGGATGAATGCACCACGGAGAACCCCTGCGTTCAGAGCTGCGTGAACACATACGGATCCTATCTGTGCCGCTGTGATCCGGGCTACGAGCTGGAAGAGGACGGCGTCAGCTGCAACG ACATGGACGAGTGCAGCGTCTCCGAATTCCTCTGTCAGCATGAATGTGTCAATCAGCCCGGATCTTACTACTGCAGCTGCCCGCCGGGGTACTCCCTGCTGGATGACGCCAGAACATGTCAGG ACATTGACGAGTGCGACACGAGGAACAACACCTGCACCGGGCAGCAGACCTGCTTCAATATCCCGGGAGGCTATCACTGCTTAGATCCTGTGCGCTGCGACGAGCCGTACATCCAGCTCCAAGACag CCGGTGTATGTGTCCCGTGGAGAACCCAACGTGCCGGGACCAGCCCTTCACCATCGTCCACAGACACATGGACATCGTGTCTAACAGCAGAGTCCCCGCGGACATCTTCCAGATGCAGGCGACCAGCCGCTACCCCGGAGTCTACTACATCTTCCAGATCAAATCCGGAAATGAGGGCAGAGAATTCTACATGAGG CAAACTGGACCCATTAGCGCCACCCTGGTGATGACCCGACCCATCAAGGGGCCCCGCGACCTGACCCTGGACCTGGAGATGGTATCTGTGAACACTGTGGTGAACTTCCGAGGCAGCTCCATCATCCGGCTGAGGATATTTGTTTCTCCGCACTCCTTCTGA